ATGGTACACTATTACTTGGTGGAGATGCCGATGGACTTCCTCTTTATAAAAGTACAAATGGTGGTGCTACATGGTCGCCAACTACAAGCGATGGCTCAGCGGCAGTACCAAACCCCGAACCTGATAATAATAATCATTCGGTTGGTAATATTTTCCCCATAGGTATGCCAAATGGCGATATAGTTATTGCATACAGATACCTTAACACTAACAATTATTACGATGATGAGAAGGGTGTAGAGGGTGATGCCGATAATATAAATTTTTACAACATAGATATACATCGTAGTACCGATGGTGGTAAAACATTTTCTTATGCAAGTAGTGTAATTAGCGATGCCACTGCTCCAACCGGCGATAATTCGGATGTAAACGAAGGTGTTTGGGAACCATTTTTGTATAACGGTCCTGATGATAAACTTTGGTGTTTGTATTCTATTCAATACGATGTAAATGCTGATGGTACTTATAAACACCCACTACATTTGGCAATGAAAAAATCGTCTGACGGAGGTCTTACATGGGGGGCACAGACATATATAATAGGGCCTGATAGCCATCCCGAAATGCATGATTATCATGCCGGAATGGCAGCAATAGTACAAGCTGATGATGGTAATTTGGTAGCAGTAATTGAAACCGCATATAATGCCGGAGGTAATGGAATGGGGATAAAAATGGTACGTACTTCTGATATAACCGGTGAGAGTGGTTGGGGGGGATTAGAAAATGTGTACAATGCTCCCGATGGTACCGGCTATGGCGCTGGAGCTCCGTATATTGTAAAATTAAATGATGGTACATTGGTTGTGTCCTATCAGGTTGGTGGGACTCAACAACAATTTGGTTATGTAACAAGTACAAACAATGGAGGTACATGGAGTGCTAATACCAATTTATTTCCGATAGAGTCGATGTGGCAAGGTATGTTTGTTGATGCTGATGGAACTCTATACGGTTTAACTTCAGGTATCAAATACAAAAAACATTTTCCCTCAGGTAGTGAACCAAGCTATAATGGCGAGGCTTTTTATCTAACATCGGCAAAAAGTGATAAAATTATTGGTGTATCAGAAACTAATCCTACAAATGGAAATTGGGTGAAACTATTTAGCAAAGAATCCATAACTTATAACAAGTGGACACTTGAAGATGCGGGAGATAATTTCTTTTACTTAAAACTAAATGGCAGCTCAAATTTGTGCATGTCAACATTAAGCTCCGAAGCAAATTTCTCAGAAAATATTATTCTTTGGGATAAAAACGGAGGTGATAATCAAAAATGGTATGTAACCGAAGAATCAGGTTATTTCAAAATCATAAACAAAAAATCAGGTTTTGTGTTAGATGTTCTTGCAAACGAAACTTCTGAAAATACTAATATAGTTTTATGGGAAAATTTAGGCAAAAAAAATCAACAATTCTATACATTAGTTGATGGCGGACTTCATGTAAATCCATTTTCGGGTTTCGAAAACAAACAGTACTACAAAATCAAAGGAAAACAATCAGGCAAAATCATAAATCTAGACTCAAAAGATGATGCAGGAAATGGAACAAATATTAATATCTATGGCGCTGATTTTAGCAACTTCTGGATCAATCATAACTGGACAATAAAGAAATATGATGAAACATATTTTTGGCTCGAACCACAAAACAAACCCGGGTATTGCTTAAATGTAGATTACGATTTTGTTTCTGACGGAACAAATATTCATCTCTGGGAATACAGTGGTGGAGAGAATACTCTTTGGTCTGTGCAAGAAGATGCTCAAGGATACATTACTTTTATAAATAAAGGAAGTGGAAAAGCTATGGAAGTTTCGGGTTTTGGTACAAGCGATGGAGATAATATTCAACAATGGTCTATTACAAACGCAGATAATCAAAAATGGCAATTTATAAAAACTGATGCCGATGTTGAACAAAACGCAGTATTTGCATATTTATTTCCAGAAAGAGTATCATTAAATCAAGGTATTATTGGCAATAGTCAGGAAATAGCAGAACATGATGACCCTGCAACATTTACTTCAGAAAAAGATGCAATAGGAAATGGTGTAATAACCTATA
The window above is part of the Bacteroidota bacterium genome. Proteins encoded here:
- a CDS encoding RICIN domain-containing protein — its product is MNKLYYLLFLLILSISTNAQLTWTDEIKTPIGAGYPRMAQMADGTLLLGGDADGLPLYKSTNGGATWSPTTSDGSAAVPNPEPDNNNHSVGNIFPIGMPNGDIVIAYRYLNTNNYYDDEKGVEGDADNINFYNIDIHRSTDGGKTFSYASSVISDATAPTGDNSDVNEGVWEPFLYNGPDDKLWCLYSIQYDVNADGTYKHPLHLAMKKSSDGGLTWGAQTYIIGPDSHPEMHDYHAGMAAIVQADDGNLVAVIETAYNAGGNGMGIKMVRTSDITGESGWGGLENVYNAPDGTGYGAGAPYIVKLNDGTLVVSYQVGGTQQQFGYVTSTNNGGTWSANTNLFPIESMWQGMFVDADGTLYGLTSGIKYKKHFPSGSEPSYNGEAFYLTSAKSDKIIGVSETNPTNGNWVKLFSKESITYNKWTLEDAGDNFFYLKLNGSSNLCMSTLSSEANFSENIILWDKNGGDNQKWYVTEESGYFKIINKKSGFVLDVLANETSENTNIVLWENLGKKNQQFYTLVDGGLHVNPFSGFENKQYYKIKGKQSGKIINLDSKDDAGNGTNINIYGADFSNFWINHNWTIKKYDETYFWLEPQNKPGYCLNVDYDFVSDGTNIHLWEYSGGENTLWSVQEDAQGYITFINKGSGKAMEVSGFGTSDGDNIQQWSITNADNQKWQFIKTDADVEQNAVFAYLFPERVSLNQGIIGNSQEIAEHDDPATFTSEKDAIGNGVITYKWQWTETPNNLDSWSDIANSNSPTYKSSKLDGLGKTEDFEFFARRVASDLYYEQISNLVSIRVKIQALGINKIDQSKISVYPNPATDKLIIDTKNEVLIEIFSIKGLKLISKNISSKTNIDVSNFETGIYIIKSTNEYSISTMRFIKN